In Candidatus Binatia bacterium, a single genomic region encodes these proteins:
- a CDS encoding CARDB domain-containing protein: protein MKAVPTGRALAALLLLSFAASGGGFRSARAEDAPAAPPAAAGDASSASPVSATGLLPIFGVAVDFDALPNNAKPDDAVAALQKLWDGRLKDSGFNVVQFPVDARELGDKGAARLAKLCGWAKTNNVRLAPALLGASPGEALPADYPDKVGAFATKTIELVGKGDPAAYAQIMFYQLERPLNHPGNHGPMDASQAASLLANTVTKLHAAEQAALAGSSLQATPVLAGVSFDYELIKVGAIANVPITDETYQQAYASAHDYLAAVLGAAPVDVVGLEWFPGSLSSDGVDRFPDLIGKLQTDFPGKLLIVNTGYSTAAKGEADQTRYYTQTFNNLSDLRTNQGVESSFAGILWRTAMDRPGGEPAPPSSKTLDEMASWNWQDRAAELTRMWNEPGSDSKEMRWWVGRVESRFGLVGSSKDASKPGMPKAACALLAHLKTSLAAAAMSTGAGQIAEELTAAASGPGGTKGLVGAVKDKLQAALFGMLDVWVAKTAENLVSGGGGGGGDGGGGGGGGGGGGAPPPPPPAPTNTADIYIAGASVDSEIKAGSPVSISVTVGNGGPATATGVSLYLKQNNGTSDLTQSTPTSITSGSSQVVTLNWTPDHPGNYPHVTVEAYCDNDSQLANNKTDPVDMDAAPGGGGGGGGGGGGGGLGGGGLGGKLGGKYGGVVQLDPKVLGGVKGNLVTKTDPGFIHIEAVRGISPMPMMSTMSAPGAGGGAPMAMRMSTGTGGGTAKAGGGVTVLGGSGGTGGTGGTGGTGGGTETRAYRMEAAPSGPQPIALAFTVTNPFDHTFTSVKGTLKIQDKVIATKDLGVLFPRQRRTVSFAQWTPPKTGTFPVRIDLAGLGPGGKPLTASAMDQLTVNPGGAAAPPAGAATRMVIGGKPGATGGAPGGAVPVAMTRGPGTLTQTRLLTPLVMAPVAPAMAGPATRSLYLAPGGTRAIGGMTTSILGLTPNSVLLAPFPVQAGNDVAVTIRLFNTERAAAKRVKVEAYVDGDKLGETTLDVPVARAVIASGFPTWKAKPGRHEVRAVVTAGDRSGAASKPVDVRPPNGVGAGGVAMLMGRGAFSLSTLQMTTADVRLNPLAPAAGNAVDVSVRVQNAGAADVKGVRVELFADGTRLGEVSGNIAAGKDFVFSGFPKWTAASGAHKLLLRANAGGRIVEATRDVAVGAAIMLAKPLLTTTTLITPSTQTAPPTLQTPTVGLRTTAVSGMTMMMVANPDLQIGPGDIAFLPISPKAGDPLTINITVRNVGTGAANNATVRAILQADGAEATRREFPVNLAASGMTSLSWPVTTPGGKMLTAVVTAIVANDARADNNQAQATTSVAIVLQRQISPMILQVQPK from the coding sequence ATGAAAGCGGTACCGACCGGGCGCGCGCTCGCCGCGCTCCTTCTGCTGTCGTTCGCGGCTTCGGGCGGCGGATTCCGAAGCGCACGAGCCGAGGACGCCCCCGCGGCACCGCCGGCGGCAGCCGGAGACGCGTCGTCGGCCTCTCCCGTCAGCGCCACCGGGCTCCTCCCCATCTTCGGCGTCGCGGTCGATTTCGACGCGCTCCCGAACAACGCCAAGCCCGACGACGCCGTCGCCGCGCTGCAGAAGCTGTGGGACGGCCGGCTCAAAGACTCCGGCTTCAACGTGGTCCAGTTCCCCGTGGACGCGCGGGAGCTGGGCGACAAGGGAGCGGCGCGGCTGGCCAAGCTCTGCGGGTGGGCCAAGACGAACAACGTGCGGCTCGCGCCGGCGCTCCTGGGCGCTTCGCCCGGCGAGGCGCTCCCGGCGGACTATCCCGACAAGGTCGGGGCGTTCGCGACGAAGACGATCGAGCTGGTCGGAAAGGGCGATCCCGCCGCGTACGCGCAGATCATGTTCTACCAGCTGGAGCGGCCGCTGAACCACCCGGGCAACCACGGCCCGATGGACGCATCGCAGGCGGCGTCGCTGCTCGCGAACACCGTGACGAAGCTGCACGCGGCGGAGCAGGCGGCGCTGGCCGGCTCGTCGCTTCAGGCCACGCCCGTCCTCGCCGGCGTGTCGTTCGACTACGAGCTGATCAAGGTCGGCGCGATCGCGAACGTTCCGATCACCGACGAGACCTATCAGCAGGCGTACGCCTCGGCGCACGACTACCTGGCCGCGGTGCTGGGCGCCGCCCCGGTGGACGTCGTAGGGCTGGAGTGGTTCCCGGGGAGCTTGAGCTCGGACGGCGTGGACCGCTTCCCCGATCTGATCGGCAAGCTGCAGACCGATTTTCCCGGGAAGCTCCTTATCGTGAACACCGGCTACTCCACGGCGGCGAAGGGCGAGGCCGACCAGACGCGGTACTACACGCAGACCTTCAACAACCTGAGCGATCTCCGCACGAATCAGGGCGTCGAGTCCTCCTTCGCGGGGATCCTCTGGCGCACCGCCATGGACCGGCCGGGCGGTGAGCCCGCGCCCCCCTCGTCCAAGACCCTCGACGAGATGGCCTCGTGGAACTGGCAGGACCGGGCCGCCGAGCTGACGCGCATGTGGAACGAGCCGGGGTCGGACTCGAAGGAGATGCGCTGGTGGGTCGGGCGCGTGGAGAGCCGGTTCGGGCTGGTGGGCTCGAGCAAGGACGCCTCGAAACCGGGGATGCCCAAGGCCGCGTGCGCGCTCCTCGCCCATCTCAAGACGTCGCTCGCCGCGGCGGCGATGAGCACCGGGGCGGGCCAGATCGCGGAGGAGCTGACGGCGGCCGCCTCGGGGCCGGGCGGGACCAAGGGGCTGGTCGGTGCGGTCAAGGACAAGCTGCAGGCCGCGCTCTTCGGAATGCTCGACGTTTGGGTGGCGAAGACGGCGGAGAACCTCGTGAGCGGCGGCGGCGGTGGCGGTGGTGACGGAGGCGGAGGCGGTGGAGGCGGTGGCGGTGGCGGAGCGCCGCCTCCCCCGCCGCCCGCGCCGACCAACACCGCCGACATCTACATCGCCGGCGCGTCGGTGGACAGCGAGATCAAGGCCGGATCGCCGGTCTCGATCTCGGTCACGGTCGGAAACGGCGGCCCGGCGACCGCGACCGGCGTCTCGCTCTACCTGAAGCAGAACAACGGCACGAGCGACCTCACGCAGTCGACGCCGACCTCGATCACGTCGGGCTCCTCGCAGGTGGTCACCCTCAACTGGACGCCGGACCACCCGGGGAACTATCCGCACGTCACCGTCGAAGCCTACTGCGACAACGATTCGCAGCTCGCCAACAACAAGACCGATCCCGTGGACATGGACGCGGCCCCCGGCGGTGGAGGTGGGGGCGGCGGCGGAGGAGGCGGAGGCGGGCTCGGCGGCGGGGGCCTGGGCGGCAAGCTCGGCGGCAAGTACGGTGGCGTCGTGCAGCTCGATCCCAAGGTTCTCGGCGGGGTGAAGGGGAACCTCGTCACGAAGACCGATCCCGGCTTCATCCACATCGAGGCGGTGCGCGGCATCAGCCCGATGCCGATGATGAGCACGATGTCGGCGCCGGGAGCGGGCGGCGGCGCTCCCATGGCGATGCGGATGAGCACCGGGACGGGTGGCGGCACCGCGAAGGCCGGCGGCGGCGTCACCGTGCTCGGCGGCTCGGGCGGAACCGGCGGCACGGGCGGGACCGGCGGCACGGGCGGCGGCACCGAGACCAGGGCCTACCGCATGGAAGCGGCGCCAAGCGGGCCGCAGCCGATCGCGCTCGCCTTCACCGTGACGAATCCCTTCGACCACACGTTCACCTCGGTCAAGGGGACGCTCAAGATCCAGGACAAGGTCATCGCGACCAAGGACCTCGGGGTCCTCTTCCCGCGGCAGCGCCGCACCGTCTCCTTCGCGCAGTGGACGCCGCCGAAGACGGGCACCTTCCCGGTTCGGATCGATCTCGCGGGCCTCGGGCCGGGCGGAAAGCCTCTCACCGCCTCGGCCATGGACCAGCTCACGGTCAACCCCGGCGGCGCCGCCGCACCCCCCGCGGGCGCGGCCACCCGCATGGTGATCGGCGGGAAGCCCGGCGCCACGGGCGGCGCGCCCGGGGGTGCCGTGCCGGTCGCGATGACGCGCGGTCCCGGCACCCTGACGCAGACGCGGCTCCTCACGCCGCTCGTCATGGCGCCCGTAGCGCCGGCGATGGCCGGCCCCGCGACGCGCTCCCTCTACCTCGCTCCGGGCGGAACGCGCGCCATCGGCGGGATGACCACCTCGATCCTGGGGCTCACGCCCAACAGCGTCCTGCTCGCGCCCTTCCCCGTCCAGGCCGGCAACGACGTCGCGGTCACGATCCGCCTCTTCAACACCGAGCGCGCGGCGGCGAAGAGAGTGAAGGTCGAAGCCTACGTGGACGGCGACAAGCTGGGGGAGACCACCCTGGACGTGCCCGTCGCGCGGGCCGTCATCGCAAGCGGCTTCCCCACGTGGAAAGCGAAGCCGGGACGCCACGAAGTGCGCGCCGTCGTCACCGCCGGCGACCGGAGCGGGGCCGCCTCCAAGCCGGTCGACGTGCGGCCCCCCAATGGCGTCGGGGCGGGTGGCGTCGCGATGCTCATGGGACGGGGCGCGTTCTCGCTCTCGACCCTGCAGATGACCACCGCCGACGTCCGGCTGAATCCTCTGGCCCCAGCCGCCGGAAACGCCGTGGACGTGTCGGTCCGCGTGCAGAACGCGGGCGCCGCGGACGTGAAAGGGGTCCGCGTGGAGCTCTTCGCCGACGGCACGCGCCTGGGCGAGGTGTCGGGGAACATCGCGGCCGGGAAGGATTTCGTCTTCAGCGGCTTCCCCAAGTGGACGGCCGCCTCGGGCGCGCACAAGCTGCTCCTCCGCGCGAACGCGGGCGGACGGATCGTGGAGGCGACGCGGGACGTCGCCGTGGGCGCGGCGATCATGCTGGCCAAGCCGCTCCTGACCACCACGACGCTCATCACCCCCTCAACGCAGACCGCCCCGCCGACCCTGCAGACCCCGACGGTGGGACTCCGCACCACCGCGGTCAGCGGCATGACGATGATGATGGTGGCGAATCCGGATCTGCAGATCGGGCCGGGGGACATCGCGTTCCTGCCGATCTCGCCCAAGGCGGGCGACCCGCTCACCATCAACATCACGGTCCGGAACGTGGGCACCGGCGCCGCGAACAATGCCACGGTGCGCGCCATTCTCCAGGCGGACGGCGCCGAGGCGACCCGCCGCGAGTTCCCCGTCAACCTGGCGGCCTCCGGCATGACCAGCCTTTCCTGGCCGGTGACCACGCCGGGCGGGAAGATGCTGACCGCGGTGGTCACCGCGATCGTGGCGAACGATGCGCGGGCGGACAACAACCAGGCACAGGCCACGACGTCGGTGGCGATCGTTCTTCAGCGGCAGATCAGCCCGATGATCCTGCAAGTTCAGCCCAAGTAA
- a CDS encoding DegT/DnrJ/EryC1/StrS family aminotransferase: MPDPIPFHRPSITDAEVDAVTATLRSGWLTTGPRVRDLEQMVADYVGMPHAVALSSCTAALHLALIAAGVGPGDEVVTSPYTFVSTGETILYLGARPVFVDVERATKNLNPKLVASAITLKTRAIVSVSIAGHPCRAHEIAAEAKRHAIPVIEDAAHSLTARIGDQPVGRQADMTCFSFYATKGVTAGEGGMVVTERAEWADRVRRLSLHGLSAAAWSRYDKGGWWDYDVVELGYKYNLTDVQAALALAQMRRADAMRARREAIAARYTEALDGIRGLTTPAVLPGVRHAWHLYQIEVVEGGRTDRNALALALREDGIGTSVHFKPLHCFPWYQERLGVRPGQFPAAESCYAGTLSLPIWPDMTDAQVDRVAERVRAHLGG, from the coding sequence ATGCCCGATCCCATCCCGTTCCACCGACCCTCGATCACCGACGCCGAGGTCGACGCGGTCACCGCGACCCTGCGCTCCGGGTGGCTCACGACGGGGCCGCGCGTGCGCGACCTGGAGCAGATGGTCGCGGACTACGTCGGGATGCCTCACGCCGTGGCGCTCTCCTCCTGCACCGCGGCGCTCCACCTGGCGCTGATCGCGGCGGGGGTCGGCCCCGGCGACGAGGTGGTCACCTCCCCCTACACGTTCGTGTCCACCGGCGAGACGATCCTCTACCTGGGCGCCAGGCCGGTCTTCGTGGACGTGGAGCGCGCGACCAAGAACCTGAATCCCAAGCTCGTGGCCTCCGCGATCACGCTGAAGACCCGCGCCATCGTGTCGGTCTCGATCGCGGGGCACCCCTGCCGCGCGCACGAGATCGCCGCCGAGGCGAAGCGCCACGCGATCCCCGTCATCGAGGACGCCGCGCACTCGCTCACCGCCCGGATCGGCGACCAGCCGGTCGGGCGCCAGGCGGACATGACCTGCTTTTCGTTCTACGCGACGAAGGGGGTGACCGCGGGAGAGGGAGGCATGGTCGTCACCGAGCGCGCGGAGTGGGCCGACCGCGTCCGGCGGCTTTCCTTGCACGGGCTCTCGGCGGCGGCGTGGTCGCGCTACGACAAGGGCGGCTGGTGGGACTACGACGTTGTCGAGCTCGGCTACAAGTACAACCTGACCGACGTGCAGGCCGCGCTGGCGCTGGCGCAGATGCGCCGGGCCGACGCCATGCGCGCTCGCCGCGAGGCGATCGCGGCGCGCTACACGGAGGCCCTCGACGGGATCCGCGGCCTGACGACCCCGGCGGTCCTGCCCGGCGTGCGGCACGCGTGGCACCTCTACCAGATCGAGGTGGTGGAGGGCGGTCGCACCGACCGGAACGCGCTGGCGCTCGCGCTGCGCGAGGACGGGATCGGCACGAGCGTGCACTTCAAGCCGCTCCACTGCTTCCCCTGGTACCAGGAGCGGCTGGGCGTTCGCCCGGGACAGTTCCCCGCCGCCGAGAGCTGCTATGCCGGGACCCTGTCGCTCCCGATCTGGCCCGACATGACCGACGCGCAGGTGGACCGCGTGGCCGAGCGGGTCCGGGCGCACCTGGGGGGCTGA
- the wecB gene encoding UDP-N-acetylglucosamine 2-epimerase (non-hydrolyzing): MKTVLSVFGTRPEAIKMAPVLKALAREPGIRSLVCVTAQHRQMLDQVLGLFGIVPDHDLDLMREGQTLTEITVGALTRLESYLAETNPDLLLVQGDTTTTMAASLAAFYRKIPVGHVEAGLRTHDNLYPYPEEVNRRVTSVIASRHFAPTRRARENLLREGIAEGSVVVTGNTVIDALLEVVAMQPPRAPALPLRGKRLVLLTAHRRENFGAPMQEIFAAVRDLVKRYADVDVVYPVHPNPSVAGPAREALGSAAGVHLIEPLEYKAFSDLMAASHLILTDSGGIQEEAPSLKKPVLVLRDETERPEAVEAGVVKLVGPHREKIVGEASRLLDDPKAYAAMASGANPYGDGKAAERIVAMLRQALR, encoded by the coding sequence GTGAAGACCGTTCTCAGCGTGTTCGGGACCCGCCCCGAGGCCATCAAGATGGCGCCGGTGCTGAAGGCCCTGGCGCGCGAACCCGGGATCCGCTCGCTCGTCTGCGTCACGGCCCAGCATCGCCAGATGCTGGACCAGGTCCTGGGGCTGTTCGGGATCGTCCCCGACCACGACCTGGACCTCATGCGGGAGGGGCAGACCCTCACCGAGATCACGGTCGGCGCCCTGACCCGGCTCGAGAGCTATCTCGCCGAAACCAACCCCGATCTCCTCCTGGTCCAGGGCGACACCACGACCACGATGGCCGCGTCCCTCGCGGCCTTCTATCGGAAGATCCCCGTCGGCCACGTGGAGGCCGGGCTCCGCACCCACGACAACCTCTATCCCTATCCCGAAGAGGTCAACCGCCGCGTCACGTCGGTGATCGCGTCGCGCCACTTCGCCCCGACGCGCCGCGCGCGGGAGAACCTCCTGCGCGAGGGGATCGCCGAGGGCTCGGTCGTGGTCACGGGCAACACGGTCATCGACGCGCTCCTCGAGGTCGTGGCGATGCAGCCGCCGCGCGCGCCGGCGCTTCCGCTCCGCGGCAAGCGGCTCGTGCTGTTGACGGCGCACCGGCGGGAGAATTTCGGGGCGCCGATGCAGGAGATCTTCGCCGCGGTGCGCGACCTGGTGAAGCGCTACGCCGACGTCGACGTGGTCTACCCGGTCCACCCCAACCCGAGCGTGGCGGGCCCCGCGCGCGAGGCGCTCGGGTCGGCGGCGGGCGTGCACCTGATCGAGCCGCTCGAGTACAAGGCGTTCTCCGACCTGATGGCCGCGTCCCACCTGATCCTCACCGACTCGGGAGGGATCCAGGAAGAGGCGCCCTCGCTGAAGAAGCCGGTGCTGGTGCTGCGCGACGAGACGGAGCGCCCCGAGGCGGTGGAGGCGGGGGTGGTGAAGCTGGTGGGACCGCATCGCGAGAAGATCGTCGGCGAGGCGTCGCGCCTGCTGGACGATCCCAAGGCCTACGCCGCGATGGCGTCGGGAGCGAATCCTTACGGGGACGGGAAGGCCGCGGAGCGGATCGTGGCGATGCTGCGGCAGGCGCTGCGGTAG
- a CDS encoding protein kinase: MTSVGEKLQAALGDRYRVVRELNRGGMGTVFEAEDTRHRRAVAIKVLNPELSEVIGPRRFQAEIEMAARLMHPHIVPLHDSGSGGGLLYYVMPLVTGESLRQRLTREKQLPVEDAIRIAREVADALQYAHGQGLVHRDIKPENIVLSSGHALVLDFGVAQSSGSGAEAMTRTLAVLGTPLYMSPEQSAGGAVDARSDQYSLACVLYEMLAGQPPFTGGTADSIGLQHRTLEPRAVTALRASVPPPVAEALARALSKAPADRFPTAAAFGESLGALATPSPLPTPAGSRRDATTPGRSPGGRVMLAVLPLENMSADPEQEFFTDGMTEELIAHLGRLQPKRLGVIARTSAMRYKKTAKSVDEIGRELGVDHVLEGSVRRAGERLRITVQLIQVADQTHLWAENYDRKMADVFDIQSEVAASVAKALEVQLLPSGRAGGSTGAAANPAAYEAYLRGRFHWNRRTKEGFRLAIEAFEAALAADRDYARAYAGLADVYVVLPNWDSITIAETGPRAEAYAKRALELDPNLAEAHASYGAVLSNLHRDYVGSEREERRAIELDPSYGIAYSWCATALMAQGRIDDAIVMNERACRLDPQSLVVLINFSGMYAWKRDFELAAAYTLRTLEIEPSLTRYAAFFGIYRGMQGREEDGIAYLSQLSPEQRQDPHVIAAVGFLNARAGRPESAREALRQLDERAKREPVPHVAIHFLLVALDERARLYASLEKRIGEGQLTPVTLRYAPTFDPFRSDPEFQALMERTGA, from the coding sequence ATGACCTCCGTCGGCGAGAAGCTCCAGGCGGCGCTCGGAGACCGCTATCGGGTGGTGCGCGAGCTGAACCGCGGCGGCATGGGCACCGTTTTCGAGGCCGAGGACACCCGGCACCGGCGCGCGGTCGCGATCAAGGTGCTGAACCCGGAGCTGTCCGAGGTGATCGGTCCGCGCCGCTTCCAGGCCGAGATCGAGATGGCCGCGCGGCTCATGCATCCGCACATCGTGCCGCTGCACGATTCGGGATCGGGCGGCGGTCTCCTGTACTACGTGATGCCCCTCGTCACGGGCGAGTCGCTGCGCCAGCGGCTGACCCGCGAGAAGCAGCTCCCCGTGGAGGACGCGATTCGGATCGCGCGCGAGGTGGCCGACGCGCTCCAGTATGCGCATGGGCAAGGACTGGTGCACCGGGACATCAAGCCCGAGAACATCGTCCTCTCCAGCGGGCACGCGCTGGTTCTCGATTTCGGCGTGGCGCAGTCGTCCGGCTCGGGGGCCGAAGCGATGACCCGCACCCTGGCAGTTCTCGGAACGCCGCTCTACATGAGCCCCGAGCAGTCCGCCGGCGGCGCCGTGGACGCGCGGAGCGATCAGTACAGCCTGGCCTGCGTCCTCTATGAGATGCTCGCGGGGCAGCCGCCGTTCACCGGCGGGACCGCAGACAGCATCGGACTCCAGCATCGGACGCTCGAGCCTCGCGCGGTCACGGCACTCCGCGCCAGCGTGCCGCCGCCGGTCGCCGAAGCGCTCGCGCGAGCGCTGTCCAAGGCCCCCGCCGACCGCTTCCCCACGGCGGCCGCCTTCGGCGAGTCGCTGGGCGCGCTCGCCACGCCATCCCCCCTCCCGACGCCGGCCGGCTCGCGACGCGACGCGACCACGCCCGGCCGGTCTCCCGGCGGACGCGTGATGCTGGCGGTGCTTCCGCTGGAGAACATGAGCGCCGATCCGGAGCAGGAATTCTTCACGGACGGCATGACGGAGGAGCTGATCGCGCACCTGGGCCGCCTCCAGCCCAAGCGGCTCGGCGTGATCGCCCGCACCTCGGCCATGCGCTACAAGAAGACGGCGAAGAGCGTGGACGAGATCGGCCGGGAGCTGGGCGTCGATCATGTGCTGGAGGGGAGCGTGCGCCGCGCCGGGGAGCGGCTCCGCATCACGGTGCAGCTGATCCAGGTCGCCGACCAGACCCATCTCTGGGCGGAGAACTACGACCGAAAGATGGCGGACGTGTTCGACATCCAGAGCGAGGTCGCGGCGAGCGTCGCGAAGGCGCTGGAAGTGCAGCTGCTCCCCTCGGGGCGCGCGGGCGGATCGACGGGTGCGGCGGCGAATCCCGCCGCGTACGAGGCCTATCTGCGCGGCCGCTTTCATTGGAACCGGCGGACGAAGGAGGGTTTTCGTCTCGCGATCGAGGCCTTCGAGGCGGCCCTGGCCGCCGATCGGGACTACGCGCGAGCCTACGCCGGGCTGGCCGACGTGTATGTCGTGCTCCCGAACTGGGACTCGATCACCATCGCCGAAACGGGTCCCCGGGCCGAAGCCTATGCGAAGCGGGCGCTCGAGCTCGATCCCAACCTGGCCGAAGCCCATGCCTCGTATGGCGCTGTACTCTCCAACCTCCATCGGGATTACGTCGGGAGCGAGCGCGAGGAGCGCCGCGCGATCGAGCTCGATCCTTCGTATGGGATCGCCTATAGCTGGTGCGCCACGGCGCTGATGGCCCAGGGACGGATCGACGACGCCATCGTGATGAACGAGCGTGCCTGCCGGCTCGATCCCCAATCCCTGGTCGTGCTGATCAACTTCAGCGGGATGTACGCCTGGAAGCGCGATTTCGAGCTGGCCGCGGCGTATACGCTGCGCACGCTCGAGATCGAGCCCTCGCTCACGCGTTACGCGGCGTTCTTCGGCATCTACCGGGGCATGCAGGGGCGCGAGGAGGATGGGATCGCCTACCTCTCACAGTTGAGCCCGGAACAGCGCCAGGACCCGCACGTGATCGCGGCCGTGGGCTTCCTGAATGCGCGGGCGGGCCGGCCGGAGTCGGCTCGGGAAGCGCTCCGGCAGCTGGACGAGCGCGCGAAGCGCGAGCCGGTTCCACACGTCGCGATCCATTTCCTGCTCGTGGCGCTGGACGAGCGGGCGCGGCTGTACGCCTCGCTGGAGAAGCGCATCGGCGAGGGGCAGCTGACGCCCGTCACGCTGCGCTACGCGCCGACGTTCGATCCCTTCCGCAGCGACCCGGAGTTCCAGGCGCTGATGGAGCGCACGGGCGCCTGA
- a CDS encoding ATP-binding protein — protein MNPKPVAAPLPAADLTPERKARILVVDDEDQVVQIFRDLLTQQGYDVVSCDNGDDAITTVTTGRFDLVLTDINLPGVDGLEVVRAAKAADKDTVVILITGYASTTTAIDALRQGAYDYITKPFDLWETAKAIERGLESRNLILENRRLIVELERANAELQEHEEILRRKVERATYRLGTLYEAGKAMSLSLSLQATCDVVAAQAARITGARACLLFLHDQGSDEFEAIAGIGVPPDRYQKLRYAMGVGFHGQVVQSAEPALVTGVSEAVGVEEVLAALRAEHALIVPLLSNESVIGTITAINLADGDEFTADDAEGLKMLASQAAIAVTNAILYERTKELDRLKSEFVAVVSHEVRTPLTSINGSLELLGDERFHKLPAPQKELLGICQANTQRLISLINDILDFSKLESSRLSLNFERMDVGRVLVEAAENIRSLAASRGLELEVKIDPSAESVEADPMRIGQVATNLIGNAIKFSPDKGRIEVFASGDSSTVTISVKDYGRGIAQRDLNRLFQRFAQLDSSTTRKAGGTGLGLVISKGIVEQHGGKIWVESSLGRGSTFSFSLPRQRPAEPVAP, from the coding sequence ATGAACCCGAAGCCCGTAGCCGCTCCCCTCCCCGCGGCGGATCTCACGCCGGAGCGGAAGGCGCGCATCCTGGTCGTGGACGACGAGGACCAGGTCGTCCAGATCTTCCGCGACCTCCTGACCCAGCAGGGGTACGACGTCGTGTCGTGCGACAACGGGGACGACGCCATCACCACGGTGACGACGGGGCGCTTCGACCTGGTCCTCACCGACATCAATCTTCCGGGCGTGGACGGCCTGGAGGTGGTGCGGGCCGCCAAGGCGGCGGACAAGGACACGGTTGTCATCCTGATCACCGGCTACGCCTCGACGACCACCGCGATCGACGCCCTCCGCCAGGGCGCCTATGACTACATCACCAAGCCGTTCGATCTCTGGGAGACGGCGAAGGCGATCGAGCGCGGCCTGGAGAGCCGGAACCTGATCCTCGAGAACCGGCGCCTCATCGTGGAGCTGGAGCGGGCGAACGCCGAGCTCCAGGAGCACGAGGAGATCCTGCGCCGGAAGGTCGAGCGCGCCACCTACCGCCTCGGCACGCTGTACGAGGCGGGCAAGGCGATGAGCTTGAGCCTGAGCCTCCAGGCGACCTGCGACGTCGTCGCGGCGCAGGCGGCACGGATCACCGGCGCCCGGGCCTGTCTCCTCTTCCTGCACGACCAGGGCTCCGACGAGTTCGAGGCGATCGCCGGGATCGGGGTGCCGCCCGACCGTTACCAGAAGCTCCGGTACGCGATGGGTGTGGGCTTCCACGGCCAGGTGGTGCAGAGCGCCGAACCGGCCCTGGTGACCGGCGTCTCGGAGGCGGTCGGCGTCGAGGAGGTGCTCGCCGCGCTCCGGGCGGAGCACGCCCTGATCGTGCCGCTCCTCTCCAACGAGAGCGTCATCGGCACGATCACGGCGATCAACCTCGCCGACGGCGACGAGTTCACCGCCGACGACGCCGAGGGGCTCAAGATGCTCGCGAGCCAGGCGGCGATCGCGGTCACCAACGCCATCCTCTACGAGCGCACGAAGGAGCTGGACCGCCTGAAGTCGGAATTCGTCGCGGTCGTGAGCCACGAGGTGCGCACGCCGCTCACGTCGATCAACGGCTCCCTGGAGCTGTTGGGGGACGAGCGGTTCCACAAGCTGCCCGCGCCGCAGAAGGAGCTGCTCGGGATCTGCCAGGCCAACACCCAGCGGCTGATCTCCCTCATCAACGACATCCTCGACTTCTCCAAGCTCGAATCCTCGCGCCTCTCGCTCAACTTCGAGCGGATGGACGTGGGGCGCGTGCTGGTCGAGGCCGCGGAGAACATCCGGAGCCTGGCCGCGAGCCGCGGCCTGGAGCTGGAGGTGAAGATCGATCCGAGCGCGGAATCGGTCGAGGCCGACCCGATGCGCATCGGGCAGGTGGCCACGAACCTGATCGGAAACGCCATCAAGTTCTCCCCCGACAAGGGACGCATCGAGGTGTTCGCCTCGGGCGACTCCTCCACCGTCACGATCTCCGTGAAGGACTACGGGCGGGGGATCGCGCAGCGCGACCTGAACCGCCTCTTCCAGCGCTTCGCCCAGCTCGACTCCTCCACGACGCGCAAGGCGGGCGGGACCGGGCTGGGGCTGGTCATCTCCAAGGGAATCGTGGAGCAGCACGGCGGAAAGATCTGGGTGGAGTCGTCCCTGGGCCGGGGCTCCACGTTCAGCTTCTCGTTGCCCCGGCAGCGCCCGGCGGAGCCGGTCGCGCCGTAA